A genome region from Chthonomonas sp. includes the following:
- a CDS encoding glycosyltransferase family 2 protein — translation MRVAVIIPAYNEEHRIANVLRPITAAALPHEILVVCDGCTDRTAEVAATFPEVRVIDLKQNVGKGGAMAMGVTSTDCEIICFVDADLLDLRPEHIDKIILPLLSGTADMVVGVFRGGKFWSETAQRVTPHFSGQRAMFRTFFASIQINPDVRFGIELALNQAAKKQFLRVRRVLLHGVSNTHKEEKMGFVQGTAARTKMYAEIAKALVQTRNREIATRKRKQRRSKNGRRLL, via the coding sequence GTGAGGGTCGCCGTCATCATTCCCGCCTACAACGAGGAGCACCGCATTGCGAACGTGCTCCGCCCCATTACGGCGGCCGCGTTGCCGCACGAGATTCTGGTGGTGTGCGATGGCTGTACCGACCGCACCGCCGAGGTGGCCGCCACCTTCCCCGAGGTGCGCGTGATTGACCTGAAGCAGAACGTCGGCAAAGGCGGCGCGATGGCCATGGGCGTGACTTCCACCGACTGCGAGATTATCTGCTTTGTGGACGCCGACCTCTTGGATTTGCGACCCGAGCACATCGACAAAATTATTCTGCCGCTGCTGAGCGGCACCGCCGACATGGTGGTGGGCGTATTCCGGGGCGGCAAGTTTTGGAGTGAAACCGCCCAGCGCGTGACCCCCCACTTTAGCGGGCAGCGCGCCATGTTCCGCACGTTCTTTGCGAGCATCCAAATCAACCCCGACGTGCGGTTTGGCATTGAGCTTGCGCTGAATCAGGCGGCGAAGAAGCAGTTTTTGCGGGTGCGCCGCGTGCTTTTGCACGGCGTGAGCAACACTCACAAGGAAGAAAAAATGGGCTTTGTGCAAGGCACGGCGGCCCGAACAAAAATGTATGCCGAAATTGCCAAAGCTCTGGTGCAGACTCGCAATCGCGAGATCGCGACCCGCAAACGCAAACAACGGAGGTCGAAAAATGGTCGTCGCCTCCTTTAG
- the ispE gene encoding 4-(cytidine 5'-diphospho)-2-C-methyl-D-erythritol kinase codes for MVRVVCPAKLNLFLNVSPPLSSGYHAIVSEFQAISLIDTIDLSLSDGPRTLITSNWDDLPTENTLTKVLGRMHELIDVPPLRVHLEKRIPSEAGLGGGSSNAAGMIRGLLALLRTELPWGQEHAVAASIGADVPFFLIGGRAHVSGTGTEIEALPDGTPRHFVVIKPPVGMSTPHAYRQLDDQRGDFQWEPQNAGNDFELVAPAPCHAAISALQQAGAKLAQLTGSGSAVFGEFDTATDSEAAARRVTDHGQVFVTRSLSRVESLATVQ; via the coding sequence ATGGTGCGCGTGGTGTGCCCGGCAAAACTTAACCTGTTTCTCAACGTCAGTCCGCCGTTGTCGAGCGGGTACCACGCCATCGTCAGCGAGTTCCAAGCGATCTCGCTGATCGATACCATCGACCTCAGCCTGAGCGATGGGCCACGGACCCTGATCACCTCCAACTGGGATGACCTGCCGACGGAGAACACGCTCACAAAGGTGCTGGGCCGGATGCACGAGCTCATTGACGTGCCGCCGCTGCGGGTGCACCTCGAAAAGCGCATCCCCAGCGAGGCCGGGCTTGGCGGCGGAAGCTCCAACGCGGCGGGCATGATTCGCGGGCTTTTGGCGCTGCTGCGCACCGAACTGCCTTGGGGGCAGGAGCACGCGGTGGCGGCGAGCATCGGCGCGGACGTGCCGTTTTTCCTGATCGGCGGACGCGCCCACGTGAGCGGCACGGGCACCGAAATCGAGGCCCTGCCCGACGGTACGCCCCGCCACTTCGTGGTCATCAAACCGCCGGTCGGCATGAGCACGCCTCACGCCTATCGCCAACTCGACGACCAGCGCGGCGACTTTCAATGGGAGCCGCAAAACGCGGGAAATGATTTCGAACTCGTCGCGCCCGCGCCATGCCACGCGGCGATATCCGCTCTACAACAAGCCGGGGCCAAACTCGCCCAGCTCACCGGATCGGGCTCGGCGGTGTTCGGTGAATTCGACACGGCCACCGACTCGGAAGCCGCCGCGCGACGCGTCACCGACCACGGCCAAGTCTTCGTGACCCGCTCGCTCAGCCGAGTGGAAAGTCTCGCTACGGTACAGTAA
- a CDS encoding glycosyltransferase family 4 protein, giving the protein MIDFADVVPVETDPKLNKGTSQSLIKRLDSYDLVHSFGYRMSWALADAFGDKKPWVYTAYDMPGSTHDLLMERLNKARAGYCCSEYVRKRLGWYGADFLKVTRLGLSSFDGGSLSRETCCLALGLDPEQSHIVSFSDDAGLVPDVSRVQARISDANIVVAGDQDRAELFAVASLVVFPALEKGASMCLLHAMAAGAPVMVPEDSGLAEYVDDRATGLWFDSLDALTDMIASALQMPIRAESMAQAAQIRVQETENLLDAIDLLGRHYRKMVKQ; this is encoded by the coding sequence TTGATCGACTTTGCCGATGTCGTTCCTGTTGAGACGGATCCTAAACTCAATAAAGGGACCAGTCAGTCCCTAATTAAGCGCTTGGACAGCTATGACTTGGTGCATTCATTCGGTTACCGAATGAGTTGGGCTCTTGCTGACGCTTTCGGCGATAAGAAGCCATGGGTGTATACGGCCTACGACATGCCCGGTTCGACGCATGATTTGTTGATGGAGCGCCTGAACAAGGCGCGCGCTGGGTACTGTTGCAGCGAGTATGTGCGCAAACGTCTTGGCTGGTATGGCGCTGATTTCCTGAAAGTCACTCGGTTGGGCTTGTCCTCCTTTGACGGCGGTTCTTTGTCTCGCGAGACTTGCTGCTTGGCGTTGGGATTAGATCCCGAACAGTCTCATATCGTCTCTTTTTCGGATGATGCCGGTTTGGTGCCGGATGTTTCGCGCGTTCAGGCGCGCATTTCCGATGCCAACATCGTGGTTGCAGGCGACCAGGACCGCGCCGAATTGTTCGCCGTGGCTTCGCTGGTGGTGTTTCCGGCGTTGGAGAAGGGCGCGAGCATGTGCTTGTTGCATGCCATGGCCGCCGGAGCGCCCGTGATGGTGCCCGAGGACAGCGGCCTCGCCGAATATGTGGACGACCGCGCGACCGGATTGTGGTTTGACTCGCTCGACGCCTTGACTGACATGATCGCCAGCGCCTTACAGATGCCGATTCGAGCCGAATCCATGGCGCAAGCGGCGCAGATTCGCGTGCAAGAAACCGAAAACCTCTTGGATGCGATCGACCTTCTTGGTCGTCACTATCGCAAGATGGTCAAGCAATAA
- the acs gene encoding acetate--CoA ligase, which yields MSESIEVLLHENRQFAPSAEFVAQANMNDPAIYERAAAGPVAFWSEWANTLDWMTPWTTALEWNLPDAKWFTGGTLNACDNCVDRHVRNGLGDKTAIIFEGEPGDTRRLTYRELQDEVSRIANALKAMGVKKGDRVCIYLPMVPELPMTMLACARIGAAHSVVFGGFSAESVSDRINDSQCSAVVTADGGWRRGTVVQLKKITNDALAMGCPSINKVLVLERVGSDLAPDANWVEGRDVRWSDLVPAQSTDCPCEPMDSEDLLFVLYTSGSTGKPKGIMHSTAGYLTGITATANWVFDLKPNDVYWCTADCGWVTGHSYLTYGPLSNAATVVVYEGAPDTPDKDRFWRIIERHGVTILYTAPTAIRTFMKWGTEYPDRCDLTSLRLLGSVGEPINPEAWIWYHENIGGGRCPIVDTWWQTETGGIMISPLPGLVATKPGSATRAFPGIQVCVMDENGNEVVSQPGEEHGGILAITHPWPSMARGIYGDPQRFLDVYWSRFPGKYFPGDGVKVDADGYIWLLGRVDDIMLVAGHNISTMEVESALVDHPAVAEAAVIGRTDSVKGQAIAAFVTIRAGHTASEDLKREIKAHVGTKIGPIARPDDLFFSADLPKTRSGKIMRRLLRDIAEGRAIGDTTTLADSAVVNSLKEQYENVEG from the coding sequence ATGTCAGAGTCGATTGAGGTTCTACTCCACGAAAACCGCCAGTTCGCGCCGTCCGCCGAATTCGTGGCCCAAGCCAACATGAACGACCCCGCCATTTATGAGCGGGCCGCCGCCGGCCCCGTGGCGTTCTGGTCGGAATGGGCCAACACTCTGGATTGGATGACGCCGTGGACGACGGCGTTGGAGTGGAATCTCCCCGACGCCAAGTGGTTTACCGGCGGGACCCTCAACGCGTGCGACAACTGCGTTGATCGGCACGTGCGCAACGGGCTGGGCGACAAGACGGCCATCATTTTTGAAGGCGAACCCGGCGACACGCGCCGACTGACTTATCGGGAGTTACAAGACGAGGTCAGCCGAATCGCCAATGCCCTCAAAGCCATGGGCGTCAAGAAAGGTGACCGCGTTTGCATCTATCTGCCGATGGTGCCCGAGCTCCCCATGACCATGTTGGCGTGCGCCCGCATTGGTGCCGCGCACTCGGTGGTGTTTGGCGGATTCAGCGCGGAGAGCGTGTCCGACCGCATCAACGATTCGCAATGCTCGGCGGTGGTCACCGCCGATGGTGGATGGCGTCGCGGAACCGTGGTGCAACTCAAAAAGATTACAAACGACGCGCTTGCCATGGGTTGCCCGAGCATCAACAAGGTGCTGGTGCTGGAGCGAGTTGGGTCCGACCTTGCGCCCGACGCCAACTGGGTGGAGGGCCGCGACGTGCGCTGGAGCGACCTCGTGCCTGCGCAATCCACCGACTGCCCCTGCGAGCCCATGGACAGCGAGGACCTGCTTTTCGTGCTCTACACGAGCGGCTCCACCGGAAAGCCCAAGGGCATCATGCATTCCACCGCCGGCTATCTGACCGGAATCACCGCGACGGCCAACTGGGTGTTCGACCTCAAACCGAACGACGTTTACTGGTGCACCGCCGACTGCGGCTGGGTGACCGGCCACAGCTACCTGACGTACGGCCCGCTCAGCAACGCCGCGACCGTGGTGGTGTACGAAGGCGCGCCGGACACGCCAGACAAGGACCGTTTTTGGCGCATCATTGAGCGGCACGGGGTCACGATTCTCTACACCGCGCCGACCGCGATTCGGACGTTTATGAAGTGGGGCACCGAGTACCCCGACCGCTGCGACCTGACTTCCCTGCGCCTGCTTGGCTCGGTCGGCGAGCCGATCAACCCCGAAGCTTGGATTTGGTACCACGAGAACATCGGCGGCGGGCGGTGCCCGATCGTTGACACCTGGTGGCAAACCGAAACGGGCGGCATCATGATTTCGCCGCTGCCGGGTCTGGTGGCGACCAAGCCCGGTTCGGCCACGCGCGCGTTCCCCGGAATTCAGGTCTGCGTGATGGACGAAAACGGCAACGAGGTGGTGAGCCAGCCGGGCGAGGAGCACGGCGGCATCCTCGCGATCACTCATCCTTGGCCGAGCATGGCGCGCGGCATCTACGGCGATCCGCAGCGATTTTTGGACGTGTACTGGAGCCGCTTCCCGGGCAAATACTTCCCCGGCGATGGCGTGAAAGTTGATGCTGACGGCTACATTTGGTTGCTCGGCCGCGTGGATGACATTATGCTGGTGGCTGGCCACAACATCTCGACCATGGAAGTGGAGAGCGCGCTGGTGGACCACCCCGCGGTGGCTGAGGCGGCAGTGATCGGCCGCACCGACTCGGTGAAAGGTCAGGCCATTGCCGCTTTCGTCACCATCCGCGCCGGCCACACCGCCAGCGAGGACCTTAAACGCGAGATCAAAGCGCACGTCGGCACCAAGATCGGCCCGATCGCCCGCCCCGACGACCTGTTCTTTTCGGCAGACCTCCCCAAAACGCGCTCCGGCAAGATCATGCGTCGCCTCCTGCGCGACATCGCCGAGGGCCGCGCCATTGGCGACACGACGACGCTTGCGGATTCGGCGGTGGTCAATAGCCTCAAAGAGCAGTACGAAAACGTCGAGGGGTAG
- a CDS encoding NTP transferase domain-containing protein: MDVLILAGGKVDETLRRRIGVEYRAQLPFGKQTMLERVLKAVRKFGNIKVVSTAEVEGLPVIPAGRSFVESLGNGLAQITSETFLLVTADIPFITAEAIDDFLERCDKTALINYPIIPLDAAEAAYPGIKRTSYRLSIGPVTGGNIALVNTAMMRRSLPKLEKAYKNRKNVLKLALLIGPGILGRFVVGAALPKTLTVQSLEQAIGKIMGGRVKAIYTEHAEIGNDIDNIEQYEQAVQMLV; encoded by the coding sequence ATGGATGTTTTGATCTTGGCGGGCGGAAAAGTGGACGAGACGTTGAGGAGGCGCATCGGCGTGGAATACCGCGCGCAGCTCCCGTTTGGCAAGCAAACCATGCTCGAGCGCGTGCTGAAGGCGGTCCGCAAATTCGGCAACATCAAGGTGGTCAGCACGGCCGAGGTCGAGGGTTTGCCGGTGATTCCGGCTGGCCGCAGTTTCGTCGAGAGCTTGGGCAACGGCCTCGCCCAGATCACCAGCGAAACTTTCCTGCTCGTTACCGCCGATATCCCGTTTATCACCGCCGAGGCGATTGATGACTTTTTGGAGCGGTGCGACAAGACCGCGCTCATCAACTACCCGATCATTCCGCTCGACGCCGCCGAGGCCGCTTACCCCGGCATCAAGCGCACGAGCTACCGGCTGAGCATTGGCCCGGTGACGGGTGGCAACATCGCGCTGGTCAACACAGCAATGATGCGGCGCAGCCTGCCCAAGCTCGAAAAGGCGTACAAGAACCGCAAAAACGTGCTCAAACTCGCGCTGCTGATCGGGCCGGGGATTCTGGGACGGTTCGTGGTTGGCGCGGCTCTGCCTAAGACGCTCACCGTGCAAAGCCTAGAGCAAGCAATCGGCAAGATCATGGGCGGGCGAGTGAAGGCGATCTACACCGAGCACGCCGAAATCGGCAACGATATCGACAACATCGAGCAGTATGAACAAGCCGTTCAAATGCTCGTGTAA
- a CDS encoding GNAT family N-acetyltransferase — translation MLRTELLTGVAALEGLAEPWADLLRHSPSGTVFQTPAWLLTVARLRRRSLRTIALYEGRDLVALYPLERRRQPWLSVRPLGTGPSDYLGPLILENRADIAAAMWDALTQLPADVLDLHQIRENHPLLAAAPSSETTDQAECLVLDLPDTWDAYAKSLNKSLRYEVRRPEKEPYLTQGARLETATEPEAMRRAFDIFLELHAQRWRKRGLPGAFALPHLKRLHYEWLQRAEGHAHFHLLWMNDQPAGVLYGMRVPGRTYFYQSGFDPAYNQLSPGTVLVASAIRAAIERGDAEFDFLRGAEAYKRRWQPQRSLRNVRLMVKGSPAAGTVGLWAKNMGWKVEQQIRKRLEGKGLH, via the coding sequence GTGCTGCGAACAGAGCTACTGACCGGTGTCGCGGCCCTCGAAGGTCTCGCCGAGCCGTGGGCGGACCTGCTCCGCCACTCGCCGAGCGGCACCGTGTTTCAGACTCCCGCCTGGCTGCTTACCGTGGCCCGCCTGCGCCGCCGCAGCCTGCGCACGATCGCGCTCTACGAGGGCCGCGACTTGGTCGCGCTCTACCCGCTGGAGCGTCGCCGCCAGCCTTGGCTCAGCGTGCGTCCGTTGGGCACCGGCCCGAGTGACTATCTGGGGCCGTTGATTCTAGAGAACCGCGCCGACATCGCCGCCGCCATGTGGGACGCGCTCACTCAGCTTCCGGCGGACGTGCTGGACCTGCACCAGATTCGCGAAAACCATCCGCTCCTCGCCGCGGCTCCCTCCAGCGAGACCACCGACCAAGCTGAATGCCTGGTGCTCGACCTCCCCGACACGTGGGATGCCTACGCCAAATCGCTGAACAAGAGCTTGCGCTACGAGGTCCGTCGCCCGGAAAAGGAGCCTTACCTCACCCAAGGCGCGCGGCTAGAAACCGCCACTGAACCCGAGGCGATGCGCCGCGCCTTTGACATTTTCTTAGAGCTGCACGCGCAACGCTGGCGCAAGCGCGGGCTGCCGGGTGCGTTTGCCCTGCCCCACCTCAAACGGCTTCACTACGAGTGGTTGCAGCGGGCCGAAGGCCACGCGCACTTCCATTTGTTGTGGATGAATGATCAACCGGCGGGCGTTCTTTACGGAATGCGCGTCCCTGGACGCACGTACTTCTATCAGTCGGGCTTCGACCCTGCGTATAATCAACTGTCACCGGGAACAGTGTTGGTGGCGAGCGCGATTCGCGCGGCAATTGAACGCGGCGATGCGGAGTTTGACTTTTTGCGCGGAGCCGAAGCCTACAAGCGGCGCTGGCAACCGCAACGGTCGCTGCGGAATGTGCGTTTGATGGTGAAGGGCTCGCCCGCCGCCGGAACCGTCGGCCTTTGGGCCAAAAACATGGGTTGGAAAGTTGAGCAACAAATTAGAAAACGACTTGAAGGAAAGGGGCTCCACTAA
- a CDS encoding TIGR03790 family protein — MVVASFSVWLSLAAGCSTPKAPLVEPPPPPDVESGRYGVDPAKSPRESKRVLVVYNATSPISRKIAEYYGSKRRIPRTQVIGVKCLDGEQMGETAYRSDIENKVRAVLSLSKNQIDFVVLTKGIPLRVGDSSGYSVDAKLMAMNRDGAPIPASLEKVPEAEAESAMRRNANPYAGATEGFSSRKYNMTLVTRLDGYKWEHIKGLVDRSLTAKPVKGPYFFDCADNRKGGGYGELQETMVNAHRMMKGAGVDVTLETTGKFVNPGRALMGYCSWGSNDGAFDAAAYKALRFLPGALAETFVSTSGRTMLPTDKGQSLIADLIASGITGVKGYVSEPYTIALCRADVLFTRYLNGFNLAESFYAASPLLHWKDIVIGDPLCNPYGKADK; from the coding sequence ATGGTCGTCGCCTCCTTTAGCGTGTGGCTGAGTTTGGCGGCGGGGTGCTCGACTCCCAAAGCACCGCTGGTGGAACCGCCCCCTCCCCCCGACGTGGAAAGCGGACGCTACGGAGTGGACCCGGCCAAATCGCCGCGCGAAAGCAAGCGGGTGCTGGTGGTGTATAACGCGACCAGCCCGATCAGCCGCAAGATTGCCGAGTACTACGGCTCGAAGCGCCGCATTCCGCGCACTCAGGTGATCGGCGTGAAGTGTTTGGACGGCGAGCAAATGGGCGAAACCGCCTACCGCAGCGACATTGAAAACAAGGTGCGGGCGGTGCTGAGCCTGAGCAAAAACCAGATTGATTTTGTGGTGTTGACCAAGGGCATTCCGCTGCGGGTGGGCGATAGCAGCGGCTATTCGGTGGACGCCAAGCTGATGGCGATGAACCGCGACGGCGCGCCGATTCCGGCCTCGCTGGAAAAGGTGCCCGAAGCCGAGGCCGAATCCGCGATGCGCCGCAACGCCAACCCCTATGCCGGCGCGACCGAAGGATTTTCCTCCCGCAAGTACAACATGACCCTGGTTACGCGCCTGGATGGCTACAAATGGGAGCACATTAAGGGTCTGGTGGACCGTTCCCTAACGGCAAAACCCGTGAAAGGGCCGTACTTTTTTGACTGCGCCGACAACCGCAAAGGCGGCGGCTATGGCGAATTGCAGGAAACCATGGTGAACGCCCACCGCATGATGAAAGGCGCGGGTGTGGACGTGACGTTGGAGACGACGGGCAAGTTTGTGAATCCTGGCCGGGCGCTGATGGGCTACTGCAGTTGGGGCAGCAACGATGGCGCCTTTGACGCGGCCGCCTACAAGGCTTTGCGGTTTTTGCCAGGTGCCTTAGCGGAGACCTTTGTTTCCACCAGCGGGCGCACGATGTTGCCGACCGATAAGGGGCAAAGCTTGATCGCCGACTTGATTGCGAGCGGCATCACCGGAGTGAAGGGCTATGTGAGCGAGCCCTACACCATTGCGCTTTGCCGCGCCGACGTGCTGTTCACAAGGTATCTGAACGGTTTCAATTTGGCCGAGTCGTTCTACGCGGCCTCGCCGCTATTGCACTGGAAAGACATCGTCATCGGCGACCCCTTGTGCAACCCTTATGGGAAGGCGGACAAGTGA